A single genomic interval of Gossypium raimondii isolate GPD5lz chromosome 11, ASM2569854v1, whole genome shotgun sequence harbors:
- the LOC105761669 gene encoding uncharacterized protein LOC105761669, translated as MRRGRGKVKKQAVVVSSHEDPESGDDEIIEELKVEKTEEDSGDVKGSVPIKEKKNQAVTENGRKRKRSMQAKENGITTKLSTDDSIKPVGYRQNGSRRKNKPQRAAEAIVECK; from the coding sequence ATGAGAAGGGGTAGAGGAAAAGTAAAGAAGCAGGCTGTTGTTGTTTCGTCTCATGAAGATCCCGAGAGTGGTGACGATGAAATCATCGAGGAACTCAAAGTGGAGAAGACAGAAGAAGATAGTGGCGATGTAAAAGGTTCGGTTCCAATCAAGGAGAAGAAAAATCAAGCTGTCACGGAGAACGGACGGAAACGGAAAAGGTCAATGCAGGCGAAAGAAAATGGGATTACGACAAAGTTAAGCACCGATGATTCGATTAAACCTGTGGGGTATCGACAAAATGGTAGCAGGCGCAAAAACAAACCTCAACGGGCCGCCGAAGCTATTGTTGAGTGCAAATGA
- the LOC105761667 gene encoding squamosa promoter-binding-like protein 14, translating into MEMGSSSLSDSGGSSIDSLNNNALKLGRNIYFNDSSAAVNGGPATMKTQSPPTQPPLGCKKPRVGGMIHGGRPPRCQVEGCEVDLSDVKAYYARHKVCVTHSKSPKAIVAGIEQRFCQQCSRFHQLPEFDKAKRSCRRRLAGHNERRRKPSPGSLFPSHYSRLSSSVIESNGRGRSFILDFTAYSRVSGKDAWPTMRSLDRIPGNQNTAPEKSLQHHHPWPKNMENPSSGDLFLQGSLGGTGFSGTATSQGECFTGVSDSSCALSLLSNQPWGSKNRASALGVNDMMNTEPMPHDTFVNPYLQTSEPADAQHFGRLELPQQNSVQHMELEQHSRSYDTSAQYIHWSL; encoded by the exons ATGGAAATGGGTTCGAGTTCTTTGTCTGACTCAGGTGGTTCTTCCATTGATTCACTCAACAACAACGCCTTGAAGTTGGGTCGAAATATCTACTTCAATGATTCCTCCGCCGCTGTCAACGGTGGCCCTGCAACTATGAAGACTCAATCACCACCGACACAACCACCTCTGGGTTGTAAGAAACCTAGGGTCGGTGGGATGATTCACGGTGGTCGACCACCGAGGTGTCAAGTAGAAGGGTGTGAAGTGGATCTGAGTGATGTTAAGGCTTATTATGCAAGGCATAAAGTTTGTGTTACTCATTCAAAATCACCTAAAGCCATTGTTGCTGGTATTGAACAAAGGTTTTGTCAGCAGTGTAGCAG GTTTCACCAGCTTCCTGAATTCGACAAAGCGAAACGGAGTTGCCGTAGACGGCTAGCTGGTCACAACGAGCGTCGCAGAAAACCATCGCCTGGATCATTATTTCCCTCTCATTACAGCAGGCTATCTTCATCTGTTATCG AAAGCAATGGTCGAGGTAGAAGCTTTATCTTGGATTTCACGGCTTATTCAAGGGTTTCCGGAAAAGATGCATGGCCAACAATGAGATCGTTGGACCGCATACCTGGAAATCAAAACACAGCTCCGGAAAAGTCACTTCAACATCATCATCCATGGCCAAAAAACATGGAGAATCCTTCTTCGGGTGATCTTTTCCTTCAAGGTTCACTAGGAGGGACCGGTTTTTCCGGGACCGCAACTTCTCAAGGAGAATGCTTCACGGGAGTTAGTGACTCGAGCTGTGCTCTCTCTCTTCTGTCAAATCAACCATGGGGCTCCAAAAACCGAGCTTCGGCTCTTGGTGTTAACGACATGATGAACACCGAACCAATGCCGCATGACACATTCGTAAACCCGTATTTGCAAACCTCGGAGCCTGCTGATGCTCAACATTTCGGCAGGCTCGAGTTGCCTCAGCAAAACAGCGTGCAACACATGGAACTTGAGCAACACTCCAGATCGTATGACACATCGGCACAGTATATTCACTGGTCACTCTAA
- the LOC105761668 gene encoding 60S ribosomal protein L6-1 codes for MAAKRKTPIKTRNPDLIRGVGKYSRSKMYHKRGLWAIKAKNGGVFPRHEPNPKPATAVEKPPKFYPADDVKKPLLNKRKPKPTKLRASITPGTVLILLAGRFMGKRVVFLKQLTSGLLLVTGPFKINGVPLRRVNQSYVIATSTKIDISGVNLDKFDDKYFAKEVENKKKKTEGEFFEAEKEDKKKLPEDKKEDQKAVDAFLIKSIEGVPELKAYLAARFSLKSGMKPHELVF; via the exons ATGGCGGCCAAAAGGAAAACCCCAATCAAGACCCGAAACCCAGATCTAATTCGCGGTGTGGGTAAGTACTCAAGGTCTAAAATGTACCACAAGCGTGGCCTTTGGGCAATCAAGGCCAAAAACGGCGGCGTTTTCCCCCGCCACGAACCCAATCCCAAACCCGCCACCGCCGTCGAGAAGCCTCCTAAGTTTTACCCCGCCGACGATGTCAAGAAACCGCTTCTTAATAAGCGCAAGCCCAAGCCCACCAAGctcag ggcTAGCATTACTCCAGGAACGGTGTTGATTTTGTTGGCTGGGAGATTTATGGGGAAgagagttgttttcttgaagcAACTCACCTCTGGGCTCCTTTTGGTTactg GACCATTCAAGATTAACGGTGTTCCTCTACGGCGTGTGAACCAATCCTACGTCATTGCCACTTCCACCAAGATCGACATCTCCGGGGTTAACCTAGACAAGTTCGATGACAAGTACTTTGCCAAGGAAGTagaaaacaagaagaagaaaaccgAGGGAGAGTTTTTCGAAGCTGAGAAAGAG GACAAGAAGAAACTACCCGAAGATAAGAAAGAAGATCAGAAGGCCGTCGATGCCTTTTTAATAAAGTCGATCGAGGGAGTCCCGGAATTGAAAGCCTACCTCGCCGCTAGGTTTTCACTCAAATCCGGCATGAAACCACATGAACTCGTCTTCTAG
- the LOC105761665 gene encoding protein POLYCHOME gives MAESRDRLGRAVDIAEVFARRRSGPLGILSDESMDLLGSPVRQSVTRRSMGVVGVTTSTGRGVGLRRGGSFGTPRIGIRRSRNLYRSTGRENASVTPSPLGRGRGRGTASVLPSWYPRTPLRDITAVVRAIERRRARLGDGEGQIVETPIPPHDETILGSNISSVAQLEHNFSTPASTTRLKPCPPSVRNVSKILLNVTNQKPEESSEELLTPQKKLLNSIDTVEKAVMEELSKMKKTPSAKKAERQHKVRTLMSMR, from the exons ATGGCGGAGTCAAGAGATAGACTCGGGAGAGCCGTTGATATAGCGGAAGTCTTCGCTCGAAGACGGTCTGGGCCTTTGGGGATTCTCTCAGATGAATCGATGGATCTTTTAGGCTCTCCCGTTCGACAATCAGTCACGCGTAGGTCAATGGGTGTTGTTGGTGTTACTACTTCGACGGGGCGTGGTGTAGGGCTCCGACGAGGTGGCAGTTTTGGGACTCCGAGAATCGGTATTCGACGTAGCCGGAATCTTTATCGATCGACCGGAAGAGAGAATGCTTCGGTGACACCGAGTCCTTTGGGCCGTGGAAGAGGTCGTGGTACGGCTAGTGTGTTACCTTCTTGGTACCCAAGAACTCCTCTTAGAGATATCACTGCTGTTGTAAGG GCCATTGAAAGGAGGAGAGCTCGTTTAGGGGATGGTGAAGGCCAAATAGTAGAGACCCCAATACCACCACATGATGAAACTATTCTTGGTTCAAACATATCATCAGTTGCTCAACTCGAGCACAATTTCTCAACACCAGCTTCAACTACTAGATTGAAGCCTTGTCCTCCATCGGTACGGAATGTATCGAAGATATTGCTCAATGTCACAAACCAGAAACCCGAGGAATCTTCGGAGGAGCTTCTTACACCTCAAAAGAAGCTCTTGAATTCCATTGACACAGTGGAGAAAGCTGTGATGGAAGAACTAAGCAAAATGAAAAAGACTCCAAGTGCTAAAAAAGCCGAACGACAACACAAGGTCCGAACATTAATGTCGATGCGGTGA
- the LOC105761664 gene encoding LOW QUALITY PROTEIN: transcription factor bHLH48 (The sequence of the model RefSeq protein was modified relative to this genomic sequence to represent the inferred CDS: inserted 2 bases in 1 codon) has product MESNAGTLETRSNKTALEREEVAALESLQFTDEIHCLMSAPATDNASSFTALLELPAPQAVQLIHSPDSAKLIAAPAPNVEDFKGGFHFPSNGGLIERAARFSVFAGEGNNKSDSPEATSNISSANLQKAVKSEPAETDSSQPLISDPTVENRGIKRKDREKVKGQTKKSKTTVKESSDDTEKLPYVHVRARRGQATDSHSLAERARREKINARMKLLQELVPGCNKISGTALVLDEIINHVQSLQRQVEFLSMRLAAVNPRVDFNFDSVFTAESGFFMDSNFSGMVMPMMWPEIQLXQQPVWGREEVCNNYLTPENLLLSYDSSANSVSLHSNQLKMEL; this is encoded by the exons ATGGAGTCAAACGCGGGGACATTGGAGACCAGATCTAATAAAACGGCGTTGGAAAGGGAGGAAGTAGCGGCACTTGAATCGCTACAATTTACCGACGAAATCCACTGTTTGATGTCGGCTCCGGCGACCGACAATGCCAGTTCCTTCACGGCTTTGCTTGAACTCCCTGCTCCCCAAGCTGTTCAGCTTATTCACTCTCCGGATTCGGCTAAGCTCATTGCCGCTCCAGCTCCGAACGTTGAAGATTTCAAAGGCGGGTTTCATTTCCCTTCTAATGGTGGGCTAATTGAACGAGCAGCCAGGTTCTCCGTGTTCGCCGGCGAAGGTAATAACAAGAGCGACTCGCCTGAAGCGACGTCGAACATTTCAAGTGCAAATCTCCAGAAGGCAGTCAAGAGTGAACCGGCTGAGACCGACTCGTCTCAGCCGTTAATTTCCGATCCAACGGTGGAGAACCGGGGTATCAAGAGAAAAGACCGAGAAAag GTGAAAGGGCAGACGAAGAAAAGCAAAACAACGGTGAAAGAGAGCTCCGACGACACCGAGAAGCTGCCTTACGTTCACGTTAGAGCTCGCCGGGGACAAGCAACGGATAGCCATAGCTTAGCTGAGAGA GCAAGGAGAGAGAAGATTAATGCACGTATGAAGCTCCTACAGGAGTTGGTACCAGGATGCAATAAG ATTTCGGGCACAGCGTTAGTTTTGGATGAAATCATCAACCATGTGCAGTCCCTACAACGTCAAGTGGAG TTCTTATCAATGAGACTCGCTGCAGTGAACCCAAGAGTTGATTTCAACTTTGATAGTGTATTCACGGCAGAA AGTGGATTTTTTATGGACAGTAACTTTTCTGGCATGGTTATGCCTATGATGTGGCCCGAGATTCAACT TCAGCAACCTGTTTGGGGGAGAGAAGAAGTCTGCAATAATTACTTAACTCCGGAGAACTTGCTTTTAAGCTATGATTCCTCTGCAAACTCAG TGTCGTTGCACtcaaatcaattgaaaatgGAGCTATGA
- the LOC105761662 gene encoding uncharacterized protein LOC105761662 yields MALTTMLRRRLFSRAFSSHEGPSRWTTPGHQERPNGYLFNRTPPPPGQSRKWEDWELPCYVTSFLTIVILGVGLNAKPDLTIETWAHQKALEKLAAESPSSSSD; encoded by the coding sequence ATGGCCTTGACCACCATGCTCCGCCGCCGACTCTTCTCCCGGGCTTTCTCCTCCCATGAAGGTCCAAGCCGGTGGACGACGCCCGGTCACCAGGAACGACCCAATGGTTACCTCTTCAACAGGACCCCACCACCTCCAGGCCAATCCCGTAAATGGGAAGATTGGGAGTTGCCTTGCTACGTCACGAGCTTCCTCACCATCGTCATCCTCGGTGTTGGTCTCAACGCCAAGCCCGATCTCACTATCGAGACTTGGGCACATCAAAAAGCCCTTGAAAAACTCGCCGCCGAGTCGCCGTCATCTTCTTCTGACTGA